From a single Fulvivirga ulvae genomic region:
- a CDS encoding helix-turn-helix domain-containing protein — protein sequence MDKRVRKSKIPQVVVELGMRIDAIIKEKGLKQRDVAHDAGLDVENLRKYIKGRQEMKVSTMLRIAEALEVEVADLFMG from the coding sequence ATGGATAAAAGGGTTAGAAAGTCTAAAATACCTCAGGTAGTCGTTGAGCTTGGAATGAGGATAGATGCAATAATCAAAGAAAAAGGCTTAAAGCAGAGGGATGTTGCCCATGATGCCGGATTGGATGTCGAAAACCTCAGAAAGTACATTAAAGGAAGGCAGGAAATGAAAGTAAGCACAATGCTGAGAATAGCTGAAGCGCTGGAAGTAGAGGTTGCAGATTTGTTTATGGGGTAG
- a CDS encoding TonB-dependent receptor translates to MKQKLLCLFLLTFFFGEAFSQISITGTVVDARQNAVPWATVKLSGNNKTSGTTTDQSGAFAIELADTGTYEVEVRFMGYETFKRSYAFTEYQAYDLGTILLNELAQELQTVEILGRLQHDYNSDYSFSATKTAIKNKELPQSVSTVTKELIADRQAFQLADAVKIVSGVAPSSYYNQYNIRGISQNEEGQIINGMRTRQYYFLQPITSHIERAEVLKGPASVTFSTVDPGGSINMVTKKPLAESRKSISLGAGSFSTIRAALDFTGPLNESKTLLYRINGALQKAKSYRDLVTNDAALFAPSISYIPNDKTAINVEMIYSNSTGTLDRGQPIFGAVAGKTDLNSTPISLNLGASNDYFISKEFMIMTNFTHKFSDKISFNTAYMKQTWSEDLQEHRTTNGFAVDINNQPVTSLAAMRFIQRQQFWDTDNLNSYLNFDFDFGKVSNQLLVGYDVSRWHKTKGGGQNSARGYLLKDGTATSSFDPANADAYETITIDGQVLPKPNVDHFDLANPQYTIKNVQDYVINSRIAVPSALTTTHAIYVQEQLKLGKLLALFSLRREWFKDITNYEAPNESEFTNEAWLPRVGLSYEVAPQVNVYATYLEGYQPQSNTVTLMPNTGAFFWDPNSPARFKPLISDLKEMGAKGEFFNRRVTMSVAFYEINQKNILINANLPAFPDSLVQRGADRSRGFEWDLAGYILSNLQVNASYSYIDARIVTDQDESLNGKRKENTPVNSANIWARYDFPRSTFLKDLGIGAGLQYSGSKIPWFTRDFTVPAYTIMDMAIYYNPAKTNMQLALNVNNVLDKTYWIGAQNYLRLFPGAPRNFMITATYNF, encoded by the coding sequence ATGAAACAAAAATTACTATGCCTTTTTCTGCTTACATTTTTTTTCGGCGAGGCATTCTCCCAAATAAGCATTACAGGTACCGTAGTGGATGCCCGGCAAAATGCTGTGCCCTGGGCGACAGTTAAGTTAAGCGGTAATAATAAAACATCAGGAACAACGACTGATCAATCCGGAGCTTTTGCCATCGAACTGGCCGATACCGGTACCTATGAGGTTGAAGTGCGCTTTATGGGTTATGAAACTTTCAAAAGATCCTATGCATTTACAGAATATCAAGCCTATGATCTGGGAACTATATTACTCAATGAGCTTGCGCAGGAACTTCAAACCGTTGAAATACTCGGAAGGTTACAGCATGATTACAATAGCGATTATTCATTTTCGGCCACAAAAACCGCTATTAAAAATAAGGAGCTCCCACAGTCAGTATCTACAGTTACCAAAGAGCTGATTGCAGACCGGCAGGCTTTTCAGTTGGCCGATGCCGTCAAGATCGTGAGTGGAGTAGCTCCCTCAAGCTACTACAATCAATACAATATCCGGGGTATCAGTCAAAACGAAGAGGGGCAGATCATCAATGGTATGCGTACCCGTCAATATTATTTCCTGCAGCCCATTACCTCTCATATAGAGCGTGCGGAGGTATTGAAAGGGCCTGCCTCCGTTACTTTTTCCACCGTTGATCCGGGCGGGAGTATTAACATGGTTACCAAAAAACCGCTGGCAGAATCGCGCAAGTCCATCAGTCTGGGCGCAGGCAGCTTCAGTACAATACGTGCTGCGTTGGATTTTACCGGGCCTTTGAATGAATCCAAAACTTTGCTTTACAGGATCAATGGTGCTTTGCAAAAAGCAAAATCTTACCGTGACCTGGTTACGAATGATGCCGCGCTGTTTGCACCATCCATTAGCTATATCCCTAATGACAAAACAGCAATCAATGTTGAAATGATTTATAGCAACAGTACAGGGACACTGGATCGTGGACAGCCTATTTTTGGCGCTGTTGCAGGTAAAACCGACTTGAATAGCACGCCTATCAGCTTAAATTTAGGTGCTTCCAATGATTACTTCATCTCGAAGGAGTTCATGATCATGACCAACTTTACCCACAAGTTCAGTGATAAGATCAGTTTCAATACAGCCTATATGAAACAAACCTGGTCGGAAGACTTGCAGGAACACAGGACTACCAATGGTTTTGCCGTGGACATCAATAACCAGCCTGTCACCAGCCTGGCGGCTATGAGGTTTATACAGCGCCAGCAGTTTTGGGACACTGATAACCTGAACTCATACCTGAACTTTGATTTTGATTTCGGCAAGGTTTCTAACCAGTTACTGGTAGGATATGATGTCAGTCGCTGGCATAAAACAAAAGGCGGAGGACAAAACTCTGCGCGTGGTTATCTGCTAAAAGATGGTACGGCTACCTCGTCCTTTGACCCGGCCAATGCAGATGCTTATGAGACTATAACCATAGACGGCCAGGTATTACCCAAACCCAATGTTGATCATTTTGATCTTGCCAATCCGCAATACACCATTAAAAACGTGCAGGATTATGTGATTAACTCACGTATAGCCGTACCCTCTGCGCTTACCACTACGCATGCCATCTATGTGCAGGAACAATTAAAACTGGGCAAACTTTTGGCATTATTCAGCCTGAGAAGGGAATGGTTTAAAGATATTACCAACTACGAAGCCCCCAACGAAAGTGAGTTTACCAATGAAGCATGGCTTCCAAGAGTAGGACTTAGTTACGAAGTTGCACCTCAGGTCAATGTTTATGCTACCTACCTGGAAGGGTATCAGCCGCAGTCAAATACGGTTACGCTTATGCCTAATACAGGAGCCTTTTTCTGGGACCCTAATTCACCGGCTCGTTTCAAGCCACTTATTAGTGATCTGAAAGAAATGGGCGCCAAGGGTGAATTTTTCAATAGGCGAGTTACTATGAGTGTGGCATTTTATGAGATCAATCAGAAAAACATATTGATCAATGCTAACCTTCCCGCTTTTCCTGATTCGCTGGTGCAAAGAGGTGCTGACAGAAGCCGTGGCTTTGAATGGGATTTAGCAGGATATATTTTATCTAACCTGCAGGTTAATGCCTCCTACAGCTATATTGATGCCCGTATCGTAACAGATCAGGATGAAAGCCTTAACGGAAAACGCAAAGAGAACACACCTGTAAACAGTGCCAACATTTGGGCGCGGTACGATTTCCCCCGCTCCACTTTTTTAAAGGACCTGGGAATAGGTGCCGGGCTTCAATACAGCGGAAGCAAGATCCCATGGTTTACCCGCGACTTTACTGTGCCGGCATATACCATCATGGATATGGCGATATATTATAACCCGGCAAAAACGAATATGCAGTTGGCTCTGAATGTCAACAACGTACTGGACAAGACCTATTGGATCGGCGCTCAAAATTACCTGCGCCTGTTTCCAGGCGCACCGCGAAATTTTATGATTACTGCGACTTATAATTTTTAA